In a genomic window of Nostoc sp. UHCC 0870:
- a CDS encoding nitrate ABC transporter ATP-binding protein (This model describes the ATP binding subunits of ATP-binding cassette (ABC) transporters for nitrate transport, or for bicarbonate transport, in bacteria and archaea.) yields MQTVRTTQPKKPPTPKADNFLVIEGVSKIYPTSEGPYTVLDGIDLKIREGEFVCLIGHSGCGKSTLLNMISGFNTPTDGVVLLQDQPITEPGPDRMMVFQNYCLLPWLNVFENVYLAVDAVFPHKPQAEKRAIVREHLAMVGLTEAADKKPHQISGGMKQRVAIARALSIRPKVLILDEPFGALDAITKEELQEELLQIWSDHQVTVLMITHDIDEALFLADRVVMMTNGPAAQIGEILDIPFSRPRNRRQIMEDQEYYNLRNYALDFLFRRFAHDE; encoded by the coding sequence ATGCAAACAGTAAGAACCACCCAACCCAAAAAACCCCCCACACCCAAAGCCGACAACTTCCTAGTAATTGAAGGTGTCAGCAAAATTTACCCCACATCCGAAGGCCCATACACCGTACTAGATGGAATCGACCTCAAAATACGCGAAGGCGAATTCGTATGCTTAATAGGACACTCAGGCTGCGGAAAATCGACCCTACTCAACATGATTTCCGGGTTCAACACCCCCACCGATGGCGTAGTCCTCCTACAAGACCAACCCATCACCGAACCGGGCCCAGACCGGATGATGGTCTTCCAAAACTACTGCTTATTACCTTGGCTAAACGTCTTTGAAAACGTTTACCTAGCAGTAGATGCAGTATTTCCCCACAAACCCCAAGCCGAAAAACGCGCCATAGTCAGAGAACATCTAGCAATGGTGGGCTTAACAGAAGCAGCCGACAAAAAACCCCACCAAATTTCCGGCGGAATGAAACAAAGAGTAGCGATCGCCCGCGCCTTATCCATCCGTCCCAAAGTCTTAATTCTCGATGAACCCTTCGGCGCATTAGACGCAATCACCAAAGAAGAACTACAAGAAGAACTACTACAAATCTGGAGTGATCATCAAGTCACCGTCCTGATGATTACCCATGACATCGATGAAGCTTTATTCCTAGCCGACCGAGTTGTGATGATGACAAACGGCCCAGCCGCCCAAATCGGCGAAATTTTAGATATACCCTTTTCCCGTCCCCGCAACCGCCGCCAAATCATGGAAGACCAAGAATACTACAACCTCCGCAACTACGCCCTAGATTTCTTATTTCGTCGATTTGCTCATGATGAGTAA